CGCCAGCGTCACCGAGCCGATGGTCAAGGCCGCGATCCTCGCGCCCAAGGACTACGTCGGCACGATCATGGAGCTGTGCCAGTCCCGGCGCGGCACCCTGCTGGGGATGGAGTATCTCGGCGAGGACCGGGTCGAGATCCGCTACACGATGCCGCTCGGCGAGATCGTCTTCGACTTCTTCGACAACCTGAAGTCCAAGACCGCCGGCTACGCATCGCTGGACTACGAGCCCAGCGGCGACCAGGAGGCCGATCTCGTCAAGGTCGACATCCTGCTGCAGGGCGAGCCGGTCGATGCGTTCAGCGCGATCGTGCACCGCGATAAGGCCTACGCCTACGGGGTGCTCATGACGGAGCGCCTCAAGAAGCTGATTCCGCGGCAGCAGTTCGAGGTGCCGATCCAGGCTGCCATCGGTGCCCGGATCATCGCGCGCGAGTCGATCCGCGCGATGCGCAAGGACGTCTTGGCCAAATGCTACGGCGGCGACATCACCCGCAAGCGCAAGCTGCTGGAGAAGCAGAAGGAGGGCAAGAAGCGCATGAAGATGGTCGGCCGCGTGGAAGTGCCCCAGGAGGCGTTCATCGCCGCGCTGTCCGGGGATACCGAGAAAAAGGACGCCAAGTAGGCTGGTTCTCATGCGCCGCGGGACGTTCAGGGACGAGACGGTCGACTACGCCGCTGTCGGAGCGACGCAGGCGCCCGATCTGATGCAGTACCCGCCGGAGCGCAGCCTGCCGGCTCAGGAATCCTGGCGTCTGGGCAGCGGCGAGTCGCGATTCCGCACGGCTGGAGACGCACTGCTGTCGTGGTCCGCCCTGCGCGGCGCGGGACTGGAGCTCAGCGACGTGCGCCCGGCATCGGGTCCGATGTACTCCGGCGTCAGCTTCGACGCGGAGGGCAATCCGCTCGCACCGAGCAAGCTCGAGGCCGATCAGCGATTCGATTCCGACGGCACCCCGTACGTCGGAGCGGGAACCACGGTGCACGTCGCCGGGCGAGTGCGAGGACTGCGGGCTGATGCCGAATTGCGGGTGATCTTCGCCGTCGAGGAGCCGCGTCGCATCGGCTTCGCCCTCGGCACCGTCGGCGGGTCCGTGGTCAGCGGGGAGGAGTCGTTCATGATCGAGTGGTACGAGAACGACGAGGTCTGGTTCACCGTCCGCGCCTTCGACGCGCCGACCGCATTTCTCTACCGCGTCTTCCCGGGCCTGGTCCGTCGACGCAGACGAGAGCTGTTCACCCGCTACCTGCGCGCCATCTCGCCGCTGTACACGACGCCGGCTTGAGCACGCGCTGATGGGCTCCGCACTCCCGCTCGGCGAGCCCGCACCGGCCGACGGTTCCCTCGACGTGGCCGTCGACCAGGCGACACCCTTCGGCGTCTACCTGCACGTGCCGTTCTGCCGCGTGCGATGCGGATACTGCGACTTCAACACGTACACGGCGACCGAGTTGCGTGGCACCAGACAGGACCAGTACGCCGACACTCTCCTCCAGGAGGTGGCTCTCTCACGGAGGGTCCTGTCGGTCGCGGGCCCGCTTCGACCGGCACGGACGGTGTTCTTCGGCGGCGGAACCCCGACGCTGCTGCCGGCCGGCGACCTCGCCCGCATGCTCGAGGGGATCCGCTCGACCTTCGGGATCGCGGTCGGCGCGGAGATCACCGTCGAGGCGAACCCGGACACCGTCACCGATGAGGTGGCGGCCGAGCTCGCGGCATCCGGCGTCACCCGCCTGTCGATCGGCATGCAGTCGGCAGTGCCGCACGTCCTGGCGGCCCTGGATCGCACCCACGATCCCGCGAACGTCCGCACCGCGGTGGCCGCGGCGCGGACTGCGGGCCTGGATGTGAGCCTCGATCTGATCTACGGAGCGCCGGGGGAGTCCCTCGACGACTGGCGAGCATCGCTGGAGACGGCGATCAGCCTCGCGCCGGATCACGTCTCCGCCTACGCGCTGATCATCGAGCAGGGCACGAGGCTCGCCCGCCAGATCTCGCGGGGGGAGGTGCCCGCACCCGACGACGACCTGCAGGCCGACATGTACGAGCTGGCCGACGGGCTCCTCGGGGAGGCCGGCTACGACTGGTATGAGGTGTCGAACTGGGCGCGCACGC
This portion of the Microbacterium pygmaeum genome encodes:
- a CDS encoding DUF1990 family protein, producing MRRGTFRDETVDYAAVGATQAPDLMQYPPERSLPAQESWRLGSGESRFRTAGDALLSWSALRGAGLELSDVRPASGPMYSGVSFDAEGNPLAPSKLEADQRFDSDGTPYVGAGTTVHVAGRVRGLRADAELRVIFAVEEPRRIGFALGTVGGSVVSGEESFMIEWYENDEVWFTVRAFDAPTAFLYRVFPGLVRRRRRELFTRYLRAISPLYTTPA
- the hemW gene encoding radical SAM family heme chaperone HemW, which produces MGSALPLGEPAPADGSLDVAVDQATPFGVYLHVPFCRVRCGYCDFNTYTATELRGTRQDQYADTLLQEVALSRRVLSVAGPLRPARTVFFGGGTPTLLPAGDLARMLEGIRSTFGIAVGAEITVEANPDTVTDEVAAELAASGVTRLSIGMQSAVPHVLAALDRTHDPANVRTAVAAARTAGLDVSLDLIYGAPGESLDDWRASLETAISLAPDHVSAYALIIEQGTRLARQISRGEVPAPDDDLQADMYELADGLLGEAGYDWYEVSNWARTPAQRSQHNLAYWQGSDWWGYGPGAHSHIAGLRFWNVKHPAAYAQRLAAGESPGAARERPDQAARTLESVLLRTRIREGLPTAELLGSGRHAVAALIADGLIEGAEAVRGRVVLTLRGRLLADAVVRALTD